The following proteins are encoded in a genomic region of Microbacterium sp. NC79:
- a CDS encoding excinuclease ABC subunit UvrA, protein MSHPADNHDYIRVQGARENNLKNVSVAIPKRRLTVFTGVSGSGKSSLVFGTIAAESQRMINETYSSFVQGFMPSMSRPDVDVLEGLTTAIIVDQERMGANSRSTVGTATDANAMLRILFSRMGVPSAGGPQAYSFNVPSVSGAGAVTITKGGETVKERRSFSQVGGMCPRCEGMGSVTDLDLTQLYDESKSLLEGAITIPGYTADGWATRIYAASGFVDPNKPIKDYTEQELQDFLYKEPTKVKIESINMTYQGLVNNIQKSMLTKDREAMQPHIRAFVERAVTYTACPECDGTRLAAHARDSKIGDVSIADACRMQISDLAVWLRSIDEPSIAPLVRALQESLDSFVEIGLGYLSLERPSGTLSGGEAQRTKMIRHLGSSLTDVTYVFDEPTIGLHPHDIQNMNGLLQRLRDKGNTVLVVEHKPEAIAIADHVVDLGPRAGVEGGEICYQGDLAGLRASDTLTGKHLDDRAHLKTTVRTPSGTFAVRGANTHNLKNVDVDIPLGVLTVVTGVAGSGKSSLIHGALPAHGDVIVVDQGAIRGSRRSNPATYTGLLDPIRKAFAKANDVKPALFSANSEGACPTCNGSGVIYSDLGVVAGVSAVCETCEGKRFAAGVLELMYAGKNISDVLSMSVREAVEFFSAGEGKLAPAATILKRLSDVGLGYLTIGQPLTTLSGGERQRLKLATHMADKGGVYVLDEPTTGLHLADVQQLLGLMDRLVDAGKSVIVIEHHQAVMAHADWIIDMGPGAGHDGGRVVFEGTPRELVESGSTVTGEHLARYVGA, encoded by the coding sequence ATGTCGCACCCCGCTGACAACCACGATTACATTCGCGTGCAGGGTGCACGCGAAAACAACCTGAAGAACGTTTCAGTCGCCATTCCGAAGCGCCGGCTGACCGTCTTCACGGGGGTTTCCGGTTCCGGTAAATCGTCCCTCGTGTTCGGAACCATCGCAGCCGAGTCCCAGCGCATGATTAACGAGACGTACAGTTCGTTCGTGCAGGGCTTCATGCCGTCGATGTCTCGTCCAGATGTCGACGTTCTCGAGGGGCTCACGACGGCGATCATCGTCGACCAGGAGCGCATGGGCGCGAACTCCCGTTCCACGGTGGGCACGGCAACCGACGCGAATGCGATGTTGCGCATCTTGTTTTCGCGCATGGGTGTGCCGAGTGCCGGGGGACCACAGGCGTACTCGTTTAACGTGCCGAGCGTTTCCGGTGCGGGTGCCGTCACGATCACGAAGGGCGGCGAGACGGTGAAGGAGCGCCGCAGCTTCTCCCAGGTTGGCGGTATGTGTCCTCGCTGCGAGGGAATGGGGTCAGTCACTGATCTCGATCTCACCCAACTCTACGACGAGTCCAAGTCGTTGCTGGAGGGGGCAATCACCATTCCTGGCTACACCGCAGACGGCTGGGCCACCCGCATTTACGCGGCGTCTGGGTTTGTTGACCCGAACAAACCGATCAAGGACTACACCGAGCAAGAGCTCCAGGACTTCCTGTACAAAGAGCCCACCAAGGTCAAGATTGAAAGCATCAATATGACCTACCAGGGCCTCGTCAACAACATTCAGAAGTCGATGCTGACGAAAGACCGCGAGGCGATGCAGCCGCACATTCGCGCCTTTGTTGAGCGCGCGGTGACCTACACCGCGTGCCCGGAGTGCGACGGCACGCGGTTGGCTGCGCACGCGCGTGATTCCAAAATCGGTGACGTCAGTATCGCGGATGCCTGTCGCATGCAGATTTCCGACTTGGCGGTGTGGTTGCGTTCCATTGATGAGCCCTCCATCGCACCTCTGGTTCGTGCCCTCCAGGAGTCACTCGACTCATTTGTCGAGATTGGCCTCGGCTACCTGTCGTTGGAGCGTCCGAGCGGAACCTTGTCTGGGGGAGAGGCACAGCGCACGAAGATGATTCGTCACCTGGGTTCGTCGCTCACTGACGTTACATACGTGTTCGATGAGCCAACGATCGGCCTCCATCCGCATGACATTCAGAACATGAATGGGCTGCTGCAACGACTGCGTGACAAGGGCAATACCGTGCTGGTTGTGGAGCATAAGCCGGAGGCAATCGCCATCGCGGACCACGTCGTTGACCTGGGGCCACGCGCTGGCGTCGAAGGCGGCGAGATTTGCTACCAGGGCGATTTGGCGGGTCTTCGAGCGAGCGACACACTCACCGGCAAGCACCTCGATGACCGAGCACATCTCAAAACCACTGTGCGCACACCGAGCGGGACCTTTGCCGTGCGCGGCGCGAACACGCACAACCTGAAAAACGTTGACGTCGATATCCCGCTCGGCGTGCTGACGGTTGTCACGGGCGTCGCAGGGTCAGGCAAGAGCTCGCTTATCCACGGTGCGTTGCCCGCGCATGGCGATGTCATTGTGGTCGATCAGGGGGCGATCCGAGGCTCACGCCGGAGTAACCCGGCGACCTACACGGGTCTGCTCGATCCGATTCGAAAGGCATTTGCCAAGGCGAATGATGTGAAACCCGCGCTGTTCAGCGCGAATTCCGAGGGTGCATGCCCGACCTGCAATGGTTCCGGCGTCATCTACTCCGACCTGGGCGTCGTCGCCGGTGTGTCTGCCGTCTGTGAGACCTGCGAAGGCAAGCGCTTTGCCGCAGGCGTGTTGGAACTGATGTACGCAGGCAAGAACATCAGTGATGTGTTGTCGATGTCGGTACGGGAAGCCGTCGAGTTCTTCTCGGCAGGGGAGGGGAAGCTCGCTCCGGCCGCGACAATTCTGAAACGTCTGAGCGATGTGGGCTTGGGCTATTTGACAATTGGGCAGCCGCTCACAACGCTGTCAGGCGGCGAACGTCAGCGGCTAAAGCTCGCGACGCACATGGCTGACAAGGGCGGCGTCTACGTTCTTGATGAGCCGACGACCGGACTACACCTCGCCGACGTCCAGCAGTTGCTGGGGTTGATGGATCGGCTCGTTGACGCGGGCAAGTCGGTGATCGTGATCGAGCACCACCAAGCGGTGATGGCTCACGCCGACTGGATCATTGACATGGGTCCAGGGGCCGGCCATGACGGTGGGCGCGTCGTTTTTGAGGGCACACCGCGTGAGCTTGTGGAGTCTGGGTCGACGGTTACGGGGGAGCACCTCGCGCGTTACGTGGGCGCATAA
- a CDS encoding HdeD family acid-resistance protein, which translates to MSESVDNATVGAPAADSPLLKSLKWLLGLGGALAIIIGALIFLWPTKSAITFTMILAAYALVGGVFYLILAIVAKGMSVGGRVGHALAGLVFIATGIIAFMNPAIAAQTFAAIVVIFIGVSWIFEGVAALTTLKLAPSKGWAIFFAIVSILAGIGLLLSPLFAGAVLWMWFGISLFVIGIVQVVRAFTIGKD; encoded by the coding sequence ATGTCTGAATCTGTCGACAACGCAACCGTCGGCGCCCCCGCAGCCGACTCCCCGCTGCTGAAGAGCCTGAAATGGCTTCTCGGACTCGGTGGAGCGCTTGCAATCATCATTGGCGCCCTGATCTTCCTGTGGCCGACGAAGTCGGCCATCACGTTCACAATGATCCTTGCTGCCTACGCTCTCGTCGGTGGTGTTTTTTATCTCATCCTTGCCATCGTCGCCAAAGGCATGTCGGTCGGTGGCCGCGTAGGCCACGCACTCGCGGGTCTCGTCTTCATCGCCACCGGCATCATCGCATTCATGAACCCGGCGATCGCCGCTCAAACATTTGCCGCGATCGTCGTGATCTTTATCGGTGTGTCGTGGATCTTTGAGGGCGTCGCAGCCCTCACGACGCTGAAGCTTGCACCCAGCAAGGGCTGGGCAATCTTCTTCGCGATCGTGAGCATCCTTGCCGGCATTGGTCTGCTGCTGTCGCCGCTGTTCGCTGGCGCCGTGCTGTGGATGTGGTTCGGCATCTCGCTGTTCGTCATCGGTATCGTGCAGGTCGTTCGCGCCTTCACTATCGGCAAAGACTAA
- a CDS encoding GNAT family N-acetyltransferase, translating to MSAVGESCQDGTVSVIAVFPPLGLRIEAGPLVLRPVSDDVIPQLAELALSGIHDSNSMPFAYPWTDAAREVLPTEFAQYHWSNRARWSQAAWSLDFAVEHEGELVGTQGIATRDYVSTRTGETGSWLALQHQGRGIGTQMRQALCAFMFDYAGASEVTSAAFTDNAKSLAVSRKVGYRPDGDVRVQRRHELAISRRLVLTPEAFVRGDAITVTGAEAFRAFIGLDS from the coding sequence ATGAGCGCCGTGGGGGAGTCGTGCCAGGATGGAACGGTGAGCGTGATCGCCGTATTTCCGCCGCTGGGCCTTCGAATCGAGGCAGGGCCGCTGGTGTTGCGCCCGGTCAGCGACGACGTCATCCCACAACTGGCAGAACTTGCACTCAGTGGAATTCATGATTCCAATTCCATGCCGTTTGCTTATCCATGGACCGACGCTGCGCGAGAGGTATTGCCAACCGAGTTTGCGCAGTATCACTGGAGCAATCGTGCGCGTTGGTCGCAGGCGGCGTGGAGCCTCGATTTCGCTGTCGAGCACGAAGGTGAGCTGGTGGGCACCCAGGGCATCGCCACGCGTGATTATGTCAGTACTCGCACCGGCGAGACCGGTTCATGGCTGGCTCTCCAACATCAGGGGCGCGGTATCGGAACGCAGATGCGGCAGGCGCTGTGTGCATTCATGTTTGATTACGCCGGCGCAAGCGAAGTGACGTCTGCGGCTTTTACCGACAATGCGAAGTCGCTTGCCGTCAGTCGCAAGGTGGGTTATCGACCTGACGGAGATGTTCGTGTGCAGCGGCGTCACGAATTGGCGATCAGTCGCCGGCTCGTGCTGACGCCTGAAGCCTTTGTGCGGGGTGACGCGATCACCGTGACCGGCGCCGAGGCGTTCCGCGCGTTTATCGGGCTTGATTCCTAA
- a CDS encoding cupin domain-containing protein, whose product MHSKTDYEVINIGALDEWRQHYGGFVPARARDGRRVVDHELDAQYIGMTANALQPGEDAGYWHTHSALEELYVFLAGSGQFAVDDDVIDVRAGTVVRVGQNVWRNWRANPDSDGELRWLCIRAGGQHRERIPNDATRDSERPTPW is encoded by the coding sequence ATGCACTCCAAGACGGACTATGAGGTCATCAATATCGGCGCGCTCGATGAGTGGCGCCAGCACTACGGCGGATTCGTTCCGGCACGCGCGCGGGATGGCCGCCGCGTCGTTGACCATGAACTCGACGCCCAGTACATCGGCATGACGGCGAACGCCCTCCAGCCCGGTGAAGATGCTGGCTACTGGCATACGCACTCGGCGCTCGAAGAGCTCTACGTGTTCCTTGCCGGGTCCGGGCAGTTCGCTGTCGACGACGATGTCATCGATGTTCGTGCCGGAACCGTTGTGCGCGTTGGGCAGAATGTCTGGCGCAATTGGCGTGCGAATCCCGACAGCGATGGCGAACTTCGCTGGCTCTGTATTCGAGCCGGAGGCCAGCACCGCGAGCGTATTCCGAACGACGCTACCCGCGACAGCGAACGCCCCACCCCCTGGTAG
- a CDS encoding DsrE family protein translates to MSTQPRSAVFQAAGDSEELTLIALKKAANLLREHPATVIEIVVSGSAVHGLIEGHATAVAAEILLGDHPSVTVVACRNALHAHDIDESSLADSFAVVPAAAARIVERQWEGWALLVIN, encoded by the coding sequence ATGAGCACACAGCCGCGTTCCGCCGTCTTTCAAGCAGCAGGAGATTCTGAAGAGCTCACCCTGATCGCTCTTAAGAAGGCCGCCAACCTGCTGCGCGAGCACCCCGCAACCGTCATCGAAATCGTGGTGTCTGGTTCCGCTGTCCACGGTCTCATCGAGGGGCACGCGACAGCCGTCGCCGCAGAAATTCTCTTGGGTGATCACCCCTCTGTCACCGTCGTTGCTTGCCGCAACGCTCTTCATGCGCACGACATCGATGAGTCATCGCTCGCCGATTCGTTCGCCGTGGTTCCGGCCGCCGCTGCTCGCATTGTCGAACGACAGTGGGAAGGCTGGGCACTGCTCGTCATCAACTGA
- a CDS encoding TetR/AcrR family transcriptional regulator: MPKISASTVAEHRHAQHSALLAAAEQILLDHGVDGVTAGKVTSAAGLGRSTFYDYFPSRDDILVALARVAFEQWNAELRVATDAATAGPDRLRVYIEKTIEMTNDGRHHLATALRDVTLSPKGRDDIVALHDALAKPITELVASFPFETTPLSPMFVRGAIASGMALVNHGVPASEVAQQLTTFILNGLKN, encoded by the coding sequence ATGCCGAAAATCTCTGCGTCCACCGTTGCTGAGCACCGGCATGCCCAGCACTCGGCGCTCCTGGCGGCCGCCGAACAGATTCTGCTCGATCACGGTGTCGATGGCGTCACGGCAGGCAAGGTCACGTCGGCCGCCGGTCTCGGGCGATCCACGTTCTACGACTACTTTCCCTCGCGCGACGACATTCTCGTCGCCCTGGCACGTGTCGCGTTCGAACAATGGAACGCGGAGTTGCGCGTGGCAACCGACGCAGCAACCGCCGGACCCGATCGCCTCCGGGTGTACATCGAGAAGACGATCGAGATGACGAACGATGGGCGCCACCATCTCGCAACCGCGCTTCGAGATGTCACCCTCTCCCCCAAAGGCCGTGATGACATCGTCGCTCTGCACGATGCGCTCGCAAAACCCATCACCGAGCTGGTGGCCAGCTTCCCGTTCGAGACCACGCCCCTCTCCCCCATGTTCGTGCGCGGCGCTATCGCTTCGGGCATGGCTCTCGTCAATCACGGCGTTCCTGCCAGCGAAGTCGCGCAGCAACTGACAACTTTCATCCTTAACGGACTCAAGAACTAG
- a CDS encoding DUF2087 domain-containing protein, producing the protein MADLVRPLLAALINDDLRQVLAETLIADAEPLTAARRARATEKLIATGILSDAEGGLTFDPAQVRTALQSLATPRREGVERFLTPAGKVDRYPSDHAARVELLRHLAHGVLQPSDRLTEPVLTERLRALADDPVLLRRHLVDYGVVQRTPGGEEYWLTAGQ; encoded by the coding sequence ATGGCTGATCTTGTTCGACCTCTCCTCGCCGCACTCATCAACGATGACCTGCGACAGGTGCTAGCCGAAACGCTCATCGCTGACGCGGAACCGCTCACGGCTGCACGGCGTGCGCGAGCCACGGAGAAGCTCATTGCCACCGGGATTCTGTCTGACGCCGAGGGCGGGCTGACGTTTGACCCCGCGCAGGTGCGCACAGCCCTGCAGTCGTTGGCGACGCCACGACGAGAGGGCGTCGAACGGTTCTTGACGCCAGCGGGAAAAGTCGACCGCTACCCCTCAGATCATGCCGCCCGTGTCGAACTCCTCCGCCACCTCGCGCATGGCGTGCTGCAGCCGTCTGATCGACTCACCGAACCAGTGCTGACGGAACGCTTACGGGCATTGGCTGATGATCCGGTGCTCCTGCGTCGCCATCTGGTGGACTACGGGGTTGTGCAACGCACGCCGGGTGGCGAGGAGTACTGGCTTACGGCTGGACAGTAA
- a CDS encoding SGNH/GDSL hydrolase family protein — translation MAEVRYVAIGDSFTEGVGDEREDGTPRGWADLTAQGWAASLGEPVQYANLAIRGKLAWPVVEQQLEPALALKPTHLSFNGGGNDMLRPSTDPEHIADAYSRVIRRCDEEGVQLIILSGAFPSTGLPMPGLISRRGNELSDAVIGRLTYRPDIIRALNWPDRELAGPTYWAPDRLHMNTRGHHRVAARMLKALGQQVPDGWWSLPLDAATAPLPNGVYFREHLVPWVKRRVTKTSSGDGRQPKYGDWVTVQP, via the coding sequence ATGGCTGAGGTTCGTTACGTCGCGATCGGAGACTCGTTTACCGAGGGCGTGGGTGACGAGCGCGAAGACGGTACGCCGCGGGGCTGGGCGGATCTCACTGCGCAGGGCTGGGCGGCCTCACTGGGCGAACCCGTGCAGTACGCCAACCTCGCGATTCGCGGCAAGCTTGCCTGGCCTGTCGTGGAGCAACAGCTGGAGCCCGCATTGGCTCTGAAACCCACGCATCTCTCGTTCAATGGCGGCGGCAACGACATGTTGCGCCCCAGTACCGATCCTGAGCACATCGCCGACGCCTACTCGCGCGTTATTCGTCGGTGTGACGAGGAGGGCGTGCAACTCATCATCCTGTCTGGCGCTTTCCCCTCGACAGGCCTCCCGATGCCCGGGTTGATCAGCCGACGCGGCAATGAGCTGTCTGATGCGGTGATCGGCCGGTTGACCTACCGGCCCGACATCATCCGCGCCCTGAACTGGCCCGACCGTGAACTCGCCGGCCCCACATATTGGGCTCCCGACCGCCTACACATGAACACGCGCGGTCATCACCGGGTTGCCGCACGCATGCTGAAAGCGCTTGGTCAACAGGTTCCGGACGGCTGGTGGTCTCTCCCGCTGGACGCTGCCACAGCGCCGCTTCCCAACGGCGTCTACTTCCGCGAGCACCTGGTTCCGTGGGTGAAGCGGCGGGTCACGAAAACGAGTTCGGGGGATGGGCGCCAGCCGAAGTATGGCGACTGGGTTACTGTCCAGCCGTAA